In one Prosthecochloris aestuarii DSM 271 genomic region, the following are encoded:
- a CDS encoding RnfABCDGE type electron transport complex subunit G — translation MRPIIILTLVGLLSASLLAVVDDLTREPIAQAKAEMKRKAIEEIFPFNIDSLKTVKTDSTTFYEALDKELNVKGIAAEAWTTLGYSGRIEILLGVSPEHRIFDYKVVSHLETPGLGDKIDKPKFKAQFKDRTLGDTNWKVKKDGGDIDELTAATISSRAISDAVVRGLEFINAQYPKTTEE, via the coding sequence ATGAGACCTATCATTATCCTTACTTTAGTCGGTTTACTCTCAGCCTCGCTTCTTGCTGTCGTCGATGATCTCACTCGCGAACCGATCGCACAGGCAAAGGCTGAAATGAAACGAAAAGCAATCGAAGAGATTTTTCCATTTAACATAGACAGCCTGAAAACCGTCAAGACCGATAGCACGACATTTTATGAGGCTCTGGACAAAGAGCTCAATGTGAAAGGAATTGCCGCAGAAGCTTGGACAACGCTCGGTTACAGCGGTCGGATAGAGATTCTGCTGGGTGTTTCGCCAGAACACCGGATCTTTGATTACAAGGTTGTCTCCCACCTTGAAACGCCTGGACTCGGCGACAAAATCGACAAACCGAAGTTCAAAGCCCAGTTCAAAGACCGGACGCTTGGAGATACCAACTGGAAAGTCAAAAAAGACGGTGGCGATATCGACGAACTCACAGCAGCGACCATCTCGTCGCGAGCCATTTCCGACGCCGTCGTTCGCGGTCTTGAATTTATCAATGCGCAATACCCTAAAACGACAGAAGAATGA
- the rsxE gene encoding electron transport complex subunit RsxE has product MNEAVNILTRGFVRENPVTKMLLGLCPVLAVTTSAYNGLGMGLATTFVLLGSNVVISLAAKAIPNTVRIPSFILVIATFVTIVDLLIKAYSPELNQALGIFIPLIVVNCMILGRAEAFASRSGVWYSVIDAIGMGLGFTFALLLLSVFREVLGSGTIFNIPLVGEDASTMLVFALPPGAFAGLGLIIAGLNALEKKKGNK; this is encoded by the coding sequence ATGAATGAAGCTGTAAATATTCTCACGAGAGGGTTCGTAAGGGAAAACCCTGTCACCAAAATGCTGCTGGGCCTCTGTCCCGTCCTTGCTGTCACCACGTCAGCCTACAACGGGCTCGGCATGGGCCTTGCGACGACATTCGTGCTCCTTGGCTCAAACGTCGTCATTTCGTTAGCGGCAAAAGCAATTCCCAACACGGTCAGGATTCCGTCATTTATTCTGGTTATCGCAACCTTTGTCACCATTGTCGACCTCCTGATCAAGGCATACTCACCGGAACTCAATCAGGCTCTTGGAATCTTCATTCCGCTGATTGTGGTCAACTGTATGATCCTTGGACGCGCAGAAGCGTTCGCAAGTCGCAGCGGTGTCTGGTATTCAGTCATCGATGCCATCGGTATGGGGCTTGGCTTTACGTTTGCCCTGCTCCTCCTTTCTGTTTTCCGTGAAGTTCTCGGATCAGGTACCATCTTCAATATTCCGCTTGTCGGTGAAGACGCCAGCACCATGCTCGTCTTCGCACTGCCTCCCGGTGCATTTGCCGGTCTCGGGCTGATTATCGCAGGCCTTAACGCTCTTGAAAAGAAAAAGGGGAATAAATAA
- the rsxC gene encoding electron transport complex subunit RsxC has protein sequence MKTFKIGGVHPPENKLTEHIAIEVMPVPAELAISLNQHLGKPAKPLVKMGDEVRKGQLIGQADGFISANVHASTSGKVKAVKPHPHPGGQYAMTVFITPDGKDEWAEGMNTEPVDWKKFSREEIIQKIKDAGIVGMGGAGFPTNVKLSPPPDKSIDTIILNGAECEPFLTADHRLMVEYPKEVIAGLDIIASLFRGEAKSFIGIESNKQDAIDTLKKHAAASGIEVVSLKTKYPQGAEKQLINAITGRTIEEGELPFDKGCLVQNIGTAVAIYEAVCMNKPLIERVLTVSGMEIGQRKNIMARVGTTFKDLIAFCDNMSAKTNQIISGGPMMGKAIFSLDVPVVKTTSGILFLNNTALEKSKERTCIRCGKCVDVCPQGLGPWLLANVAQMREFDDIQLYGLANCTECGSCTFVCPSKRELVHWIKYAKALVNNRQKRKSA, from the coding sequence ATGAAGACATTCAAAATCGGGGGCGTTCATCCTCCTGAAAACAAGTTAACGGAACATATCGCGATTGAGGTCATGCCCGTTCCCGCAGAACTGGCAATATCCTTAAACCAGCATCTCGGCAAACCGGCAAAACCGCTGGTCAAGATGGGTGATGAAGTCCGCAAAGGTCAGCTCATCGGACAGGCTGACGGGTTCATTTCGGCAAACGTGCACGCAAGCACAAGCGGAAAGGTAAAAGCTGTCAAACCTCATCCCCATCCCGGTGGACAGTATGCAATGACGGTCTTCATCACGCCTGACGGCAAAGACGAATGGGCTGAAGGCATGAACACCGAACCAGTCGACTGGAAAAAGTTTTCCAGGGAAGAGATCATTCAGAAAATCAAGGACGCAGGAATCGTCGGCATGGGCGGCGCCGGCTTTCCCACCAACGTCAAGCTCTCTCCCCCTCCGGACAAGTCCATCGACACGATCATACTCAATGGAGCGGAATGTGAACCATTTCTTACCGCTGATCACCGTCTGATGGTTGAGTACCCGAAAGAGGTCATCGCCGGCCTTGACATCATCGCATCGCTCTTCAGAGGAGAAGCAAAGTCGTTCATCGGGATCGAATCGAACAAACAGGATGCCATCGATACATTGAAAAAACATGCCGCAGCATCAGGTATTGAAGTCGTTTCGTTAAAAACAAAGTATCCTCAGGGCGCAGAAAAACAGCTTATCAATGCCATCACCGGCCGGACCATCGAAGAAGGTGAACTGCCGTTCGACAAAGGCTGCCTGGTTCAGAACATCGGTACAGCCGTAGCGATCTACGAAGCTGTCTGTATGAACAAACCGCTCATCGAACGAGTACTGACCGTCTCGGGTATGGAAATTGGTCAGCGAAAGAACATCATGGCCCGCGTCGGAACCACCTTCAAAGATCTCATTGCCTTCTGCGACAACATGTCGGCAAAAACAAACCAGATCATCTCCGGTGGACCGATGATGGGAAAAGCGATTTTCTCGCTTGATGTCCCTGTCGTTAAAACCACTTCAGGAATTCTGTTTCTCAATAATACTGCTCTTGAAAAGTCAAAAGAACGAACCTGCATCCGCTGCGGAAAATGCGTCGACGTCTGCCCTCAGGGACTTGGCCCATGGCTCCTTGCCAATGTCGCTCAGATGAGAGAGTTCGACGATATTCAGCTGTACGGTCTTGCCAACTGCACAGAGTGCGGCAGCTGCACCTTCGTCTGCCCCTCAAAGCGCGAGCTCGTTCACTGGATCAAATACGCCAAGGCACTCGTCAATAATCGCCAAAAACGCAAATCAGCTTAA
- a CDS encoding electron transport complex protein RnfA produces the protein MAEILLVIVSAIFVNNVVFARFLGICPYLGVSRNIETALGMGFAVTFVMTIATALGYVLQKAVLIPFHIEFMQTVMFILVIASLVQLVEIILKKVSKSLYRSLGIFLPLITTNCAILGVALISIQEDYDLLTSVVFAFFSAMGFILAILMFAGIRVKLEEADVPAVFKNVPIGFISAAILSLAFMGFSGLVK, from the coding sequence ATGGCTGAAATTCTGCTTGTTATTGTCAGTGCGATATTCGTTAACAACGTTGTCTTCGCACGCTTTCTTGGCATCTGTCCCTATCTCGGTGTTTCCAGAAACATTGAAACCGCTCTCGGTATGGGCTTTGCTGTCACCTTTGTGATGACCATCGCAACAGCTCTCGGTTACGTCCTCCAGAAAGCGGTTCTGATTCCGTTTCACATTGAGTTCATGCAGACCGTGATGTTCATTCTGGTCATCGCCTCGCTGGTACAGCTTGTCGAGATCATTCTGAAAAAAGTCAGCAAATCGCTCTACAGATCCCTGGGGATCTTTCTCCCCCTGATCACGACCAACTGCGCTATTCTCGGTGTCGCCCTTATCTCTATTCAGGAAGACTACGACCTGCTCACCTCAGTTGTCTTCGCATTCTTCTCCGCGATGGGCTTCATTCTTGCCATTCTGATGTTTGCAGGGATCAGGGTAAAACTCGAAGAAGCCGACGTCCCGGCGGTGTTTAAAAACGTTCCGATCGGGTTTATTTCCGCAGCAATTCTCTCGCTTGCCTTCATGGGCTTCTCCGGACTCGTGAAGTAA
- a CDS encoding RnfABCDGE type electron transport complex subunit D, which yields MESVNLKISYAPFVRSKDSIEAVMYNVALALAPATVMSVYLFGMNALIVNLVCILSCIAFEWLMDTIRKKPASCLDGSALVTGLLLALNVPSNLPVWMLVVGSFIAIAAAKHVFGGLGHNVFNPALVARVFLLVSFPAAMTSWPVPAPFSFDMNVDMPTAASPLGILKTDGLQALGSFNIMDGFYGTMNGSMGETSAIALLVGAAWLFYKRYITIYIPLTMIGSVFIFTGIFYLIDPTSYASPLFHMVTGGLILGAFFMATDMVTSPLSVRGQILFGLGCGLLTAIIRLWGGYPEGVSFAILIMNGFVPLLDGWDLADRKAKHQKKSETK from the coding sequence ATGGAATCAGTAAACCTCAAAATTTCATATGCACCATTTGTTCGATCAAAGGACTCGATCGAAGCAGTGATGTATAATGTTGCCCTGGCTCTCGCTCCGGCAACCGTCATGTCAGTCTACCTGTTCGGCATGAACGCCCTCATCGTCAACCTGGTCTGTATCCTGAGCTGCATCGCTTTCGAGTGGCTGATGGATACCATCAGAAAAAAACCGGCATCATGCCTTGACGGCAGCGCCCTGGTAACAGGCCTGCTGCTTGCTTTGAACGTTCCGTCCAATCTTCCCGTCTGGATGCTTGTTGTCGGTTCATTCATCGCTATTGCCGCAGCAAAACATGTCTTCGGAGGACTTGGACACAATGTGTTCAACCCCGCACTGGTTGCCAGGGTATTTCTCCTGGTCTCCTTCCCGGCCGCAATGACAAGCTGGCCGGTTCCGGCGCCATTCTCGTTTGACATGAACGTCGATATGCCGACTGCTGCATCGCCGCTCGGCATCCTGAAAACCGATGGACTTCAGGCATTGGGCTCGTTCAATATTATGGACGGCTTTTACGGAACCATGAACGGCAGCATGGGCGAAACATCCGCGATTGCGTTACTGGTCGGTGCCGCATGGCTCTTCTACAAACGCTATATCACGATCTACATTCCGCTCACCATGATAGGCTCGGTGTTTATCTTTACCGGTATTTTCTACCTGATCGACCCGACATCCTATGCATCGCCTCTCTTCCACATGGTAACCGGCGGTCTGATTCTCGGAGCGTTTTTCATGGCAACCGACATGGTGACCTCTCCACTGTCAGTCCGGGGCCAGATTCTGTTCGGCCTGGGATGCGGTCTCCTCACGGCGATCATCCGCCTCTGGGGAGGATACCCCGAGGGCGTCTCATTTGCCATCCTGATCATGAACGGTTTTGTTCCGCTGCTTGACGGCTGGGACCTTGCCGACAGAAAAGCAAAACATCAAAAGAAGTCTGAAACAAAATGA
- a CDS encoding PLDc N-terminal domain-containing protein, whose protein sequence is MGLSVGGLFGLVVLVLDVWALISIIQSSAETVNKVLWVVLVLLLPVLGLIVWFLFGPKSR, encoded by the coding sequence ATGGGACTTTCTGTAGGCGGGTTGTTCGGACTGGTTGTGCTTGTGCTGGATGTCTGGGCTCTTATCAGTATTATTCAGAGTTCTGCCGAAACTGTGAACAAGGTGCTCTGGGTAGTGCTTGTTCTCTTGCTGCCTGTGCTCGGGCTGATTGTATGGTTTTTGTTTGGGCCTAAAAGCCGATGA
- a CDS encoding APC family permease: MKSAGKEGKATIGFFGAVAIGIGGMVGGGIFAVLGEAVSLAHGSTSLAFIIAGSVAIVTAFAYARLSVAFPGRGGTVLFIDRAFGNNLASGSVNLMLWLSYLVTIALYANAFASYAETFFHGGGGLPFLRHLLISAAILLPTFINLTNASFVSRSETVIVLFKLLLLIVIIGFSLPAVGVVAVLPTELTLLPSIATAGMVIFVAYEGFELIANASDDVRNPGNTLPAAFFSSVVIVIMLYVIIGYVTVGAVPEKELLRAKDYALAVAARPSLGETGFTIVAIAALLATFSAINATIYGNARLGYFLARDGELPKVFDRQLWNEPVTGVLVTACISLLIANTLDISSIAVIASASFLLVFALVNASAAALTKEINGRRWIHVLGAVCCGVSLSVLLVHAVLSDFSAIVVFLVFIVVSVLFEWIYGKTARGHFLGRPYDAGKT; encoded by the coding sequence ATGAAGAGTGCTGGAAAAGAGGGGAAGGCCACTATCGGGTTTTTCGGTGCTGTTGCCATTGGTATCGGCGGTATGGTCGGTGGAGGAATTTTTGCCGTTCTCGGTGAAGCTGTCTCTCTGGCGCATGGCTCAACCTCTCTTGCGTTCATTATTGCCGGAAGTGTTGCCATTGTGACGGCATTCGCATACGCAAGGCTTTCGGTTGCTTTTCCCGGAAGGGGAGGAACGGTTCTTTTTATTGACAGGGCATTTGGAAACAACCTTGCTTCAGGTAGTGTGAACCTGATGCTCTGGCTGAGTTATCTTGTTACTATTGCTCTTTATGCCAATGCGTTTGCTTCCTATGCTGAGACATTCTTTCACGGTGGCGGTGGTTTACCGTTTTTGCGTCACCTTCTGATCAGCGCAGCAATTCTTCTGCCCACGTTTATCAATCTGACGAACGCTTCATTTGTCAGCCGATCCGAAACGGTCATTGTCCTGTTCAAACTGCTTCTGCTCATCGTTATTATCGGTTTCAGCCTTCCTGCAGTCGGCGTTGTCGCTGTTCTGCCGACGGAGTTGACTCTTCTGCCCTCTATTGCTACTGCAGGAATGGTGATTTTTGTGGCCTATGAGGGCTTCGAACTGATAGCAAATGCTTCGGATGACGTTCGCAATCCGGGAAACACGCTGCCCGCTGCTTTCTTTTCTTCAGTGGTGATTGTCATCATGCTTTATGTGATTATCGGTTACGTTACCGTCGGTGCTGTGCCGGAGAAGGAGTTGTTGCGCGCAAAGGATTACGCTCTGGCGGTTGCGGCCAGGCCCTCTCTCGGCGAGACAGGTTTTACGATTGTTGCGATTGCTGCGTTGCTGGCGACGTTTTCAGCAATCAATGCAACGATCTACGGTAATGCACGGCTCGGATATTTTCTTGCGAGAGACGGCGAACTGCCGAAGGTATTCGACAGGCAGCTCTGGAATGAACCGGTGACAGGAGTGCTGGTTACTGCATGCATAAGCCTTCTTATCGCTAATACGCTTGATATTTCTTCTATCGCTGTTATTGCAAGCGCAAGTTTTCTGCTTGTCTTCGCCCTCGTCAATGCGAGTGCAGCTGCACTGACAAAGGAGATCAATGGGCGTCGCTGGATCCATGTTCTCGGTGCTGTCTGTTGTGGCGTGTCGCTCTCTGTTCTTCTCGTTCACGCTGTTCTGAGCGATTTCAGTGCTATTGTCGTTTTTCTTGTATTTATCGTTGTGTCGGTTCTCTTTGAATGGATCTACGGAAAAACCGCACGTGGTCATTTTCTCGGGCGCCCCTACGATGCCGGAAAAACATGA